The Pedobacter roseus genome contains a region encoding:
- the rsmI gene encoding 16S rRNA (cytidine(1402)-2'-O)-methyltransferase — MDGKLFLVPTPIGNLEDMTFRAIRILKECDLILAEDTRTSAPMLKHFGIDKRVFSHHQHNEHKATSEIIKFLHEGQKIALISDAGTPAISDPGFFLVREAIKNDIAVECLPGATAFVPALVNSGLPADAFCFEGFLPVKKGRQTKFKKLAEEDRTIILYESPHRLLKTLEEFAQYLGADRQASVSRELTKMFEETVRGTLVEIKSHFENNTLKGEFVICIAGKPNIKSKNKYEDDEE, encoded by the coding sequence ATGGATGGCAAACTATTTCTCGTACCAACGCCCATAGGCAATTTGGAGGATATGACCTTTAGGGCAATCCGTATATTAAAAGAATGCGATTTAATCCTCGCCGAAGATACCCGTACCAGTGCCCCCATGCTAAAACATTTTGGCATTGATAAAAGGGTTTTCTCACACCATCAGCACAACGAACATAAGGCAACTTCAGAAATTATTAAATTTTTACATGAAGGACAGAAAATTGCTTTAATTTCTGATGCTGGTACACCAGCTATTTCTGATCCAGGTTTCTTTTTAGTGCGTGAGGCCATTAAAAATGATATTGCTGTAGAATGTTTACCCGGAGCCACGGCTTTTGTACCTGCTTTGGTAAATTCGGGCCTGCCTGCAGATGCATTTTGCTTTGAAGGCTTTTTGCCCGTTAAAAAGGGCCGTCAAACCAAGTTTAAAAAGTTAGCTGAAGAAGATCGCACCATTATACTTTACGAAAGTCCGCACCGTTTATTAAAAACCTTAGAGGAATTTGCACAGTATTTGGGGGCAGACAGGCAGGCATCGGTAAGCAGAGAACTCACCAAGATGTTCGAAGAAACCGTAAGAGGCACTTTGGTAGAAATAAAATCACATTTTGAAAACAATACATTAAAAGGAGAATTTGTAATTTGCATAGCGGGGAAACCCAACATTAAAAGCAAAAACAAATACGAGGATGATGAAGAATAG
- the serS gene encoding serine--tRNA ligase: MLQVNYIRENREKVLERLSIRNFKQPELVDEIIKIDEDRRSTQTSLDSISAEANAAAKQVGDLMRTGKKEEAEAIKAQTASHKENIKNLSDKLNELETAQHNLIVQLPNLPYHLVKQGSTAEDNEVVLTHGEPAQLPAKALPHWELAAKYDIIDFELGVKITGAGFPVYKGKGARLQRALINFFLDHATAAGYKEMQVPHLVNAASGFGTGQLPDKEGQMYHSTVDDLYLIPTAEVPVTNLYRDVIVKEEELPIKNTAYTPCFRREAGSYGAHVRGLNRLHQFDKVEVVQITHPDKSYETLEEMSQYVQSLLQELGLHYRVLRLCGGDMGFTSAMTYDMEVWSAAQERWLEVSSVSNFETYQSNRLKLRFKGKEGKAQLAHSLNGSALALPRIVASILENYQTENGIKIPEALVKYTGFDMID, translated from the coding sequence ATGCTGCAAGTTAACTATATCCGCGAAAATAGAGAGAAAGTTTTAGAACGTTTAAGTATACGAAATTTTAAACAGCCAGAACTGGTAGACGAAATCATTAAAATTGATGAAGACCGCCGTTCCACTCAAACCTCGTTGGATAGTATTTCTGCTGAGGCGAATGCAGCTGCCAAACAAGTTGGCGATTTAATGCGTACAGGTAAAAAAGAAGAGGCAGAAGCGATTAAAGCGCAAACGGCTTCTCATAAAGAAAATATCAAAAACCTGAGCGATAAACTGAACGAGCTGGAAACTGCTCAGCACAACTTGATTGTTCAGTTGCCAAACCTGCCATACCATTTGGTAAAACAGGGTTCTACAGCAGAAGATAATGAGGTTGTTTTAACTCATGGTGAGCCTGCGCAACTACCAGCCAAGGCTTTGCCACATTGGGAACTGGCCGCGAAATATGATATTATCGATTTCGAACTGGGCGTAAAAATTACCGGTGCTGGTTTTCCTGTGTATAAAGGAAAAGGAGCAAGGTTACAACGTGCATTGATCAATTTCTTTTTAGATCATGCTACTGCTGCGGGTTATAAAGAAATGCAGGTGCCTCATTTGGTTAATGCAGCATCAGGTTTTGGTACCGGACAGTTACCAGATAAAGAAGGACAGATGTACCACTCGACGGTTGATGATTTGTATTTAATCCCAACGGCCGAAGTTCCGGTAACAAATTTATACCGCGACGTTATTGTTAAAGAAGAAGAATTACCGATTAAAAACACAGCTTATACGCCTTGTTTCCGAAGAGAGGCGGGTTCTTATGGCGCGCACGTACGTGGTTTAAACCGTTTGCATCAGTTTGATAAGGTTGAGGTGGTTCAGATCACCCATCCAGATAAATCTTATGAGACTTTGGAGGAAATGAGTCAATATGTTCAATCTCTTTTACAGGAACTCGGATTGCATTATCGTGTATTGCGCTTATGTGGTGGTGATATGGGCTTCACTTCTGCCATGACTTACGATATGGAAGTTTGGAGCGCTGCCCAAGAACGCTGGTTAGAAGTTTCTTCTGTATCAAACTTCGAAACTTACCAGAGTAACCGTTTAAAATTACGTTTTAAAGGAAAAGAAGGCAAGGCACAACTGGCGCATTCATTAAACGGAAGTGCATTGGCTTTACCTCGTATTGTGGCTTCAATTTTAGAAAATTACCAAACTGAGAATGGAATTAAAATTCCGGAAGCATTGGTGAAGTATACCGGGTTTGATATGATTGATTAA
- a CDS encoding seryl-tRNA synthetase translates to MKKFIYTLALIFSLGISFNSAQAADKPAKNPTELTAEQAVKLEKIKTRVEEIRDMDKSNLTRAERKALRSELRELKGQARAVSGGVYLSVGAIIIIILLLILIL, encoded by the coding sequence ATGAAAAAATTCATCTACACGTTAGCCTTAATCTTCTCTTTAGGCATTAGTTTTAATTCAGCTCAGGCAGCTGATAAACCTGCGAAAAACCCTACAGAATTAACTGCAGAACAGGCAGTGAAACTGGAAAAAATTAAAACCCGTGTTGAAGAAATCAGAGACATGGACAAATCAAACTTAACAAGAGCTGAACGTAAAGCTTTACGCAGCGAGTTAAGAGAGTTAAAAGGTCAGGCCCGTGCCGTTTCTGGAGGTGTTTACCTTTCAGTTGGTGCAATTATCATCATCATTTTATTATTGATTTTGATTTTATAA
- a CDS encoding SIMPL domain-containing protein — MKKLIAFALVAFLGLSTAMAQQVDLRRKINVSGTAETEVTPDIIYIGISLKEYLNGKKKTDITELEKQLFAAVQKAGIAKENLTISNLSSWNYETEKKKNPDFLASKQYRLKVSDLNKFNAILEAIDAKGIANTNIESYDYSKIESLKKDLKIKALLAAKEKAAYMVEALGDKLGSVIEIQDGGDNVIQPVYRNFAMKAEMADAAGAPEIDFKKIKLNFTVNAIFEIK; from the coding sequence ATGAAAAAGTTAATAGCATTTGCACTGGTTGCATTTTTAGGATTATCAACAGCGATGGCCCAACAAGTAGATTTACGCAGAAAAATTAATGTAAGCGGAACCGCCGAAACTGAAGTTACCCCCGATATTATCTACATCGGCATTTCACTTAAAGAGTATTTAAACGGAAAGAAAAAAACAGACATTACCGAGCTGGAAAAACAACTATTTGCTGCAGTACAAAAAGCCGGCATTGCTAAGGAAAACTTAACCATCAGCAATTTAAGCAGCTGGAATTATGAAACAGAGAAAAAGAAAAACCCTGATTTTTTAGCAAGTAAACAATACCGCTTAAAAGTGAGCGACCTGAACAAATTCAATGCAATATTAGAAGCAATTGATGCTAAAGGAATTGCCAATACCAATATCGAAAGCTACGATTATTCTAAAATTGAGAGCTTGAAAAAAGATCTTAAAATTAAAGCTTTATTGGCTGCAAAAGAGAAAGCAGCTTACATGGTTGAGGCCTTAGGCGATAAATTGGGTAGTGTAATTGAAATACAGGATGGTGGAGACAATGTAATACAACCGGTTTACAGAAATTTCGCAATGAAAGCTGAAATGGCCGATGCCGCCGGCGCCCCAGAGATTGATTTCAAAAAGATTAAGCTGAATTTTACAGTTAATGCCATTTTCGAGATCAAATAA